A stretch of the Verrucomicrobiia bacterium genome encodes the following:
- a CDS encoding WecB/TagA/CpsF family glycosyltransferase yields MPQVPLTSPPPEPSSGKSRQILGVRFFTGTAEEAVSLGVAGGLVVVPAAPALIELGKDPEYRDALLHADLAITDSGLMVLLWQVFRGERLIRVSGLEYLKRLLERPEFRSPGRLAWVMPTAASRDRNLEWLRREGFMCSADDCYLAPMYPRGPIADPALLEWVESRRPQQLVVGLGGGTQERLGHYLRSHLSYRPGIHCIGAAIGFLTGDQARIPDWADRFFLGWLFRCLEAPARFLPRYWRARKLVAMMWRYGENLPPLATP; encoded by the coding sequence ATGCCTCAAGTGCCCTTGACGTCTCCACCCCCTGAACCTTCAAGCGGGAAATCCCGCCAGATCCTCGGCGTGCGGTTTTTCACCGGCACCGCTGAAGAGGCCGTTTCGCTGGGCGTCGCAGGCGGCCTGGTGGTGGTTCCAGCCGCCCCGGCGCTCATCGAACTGGGAAAGGATCCCGAGTATCGCGACGCGTTGCTGCACGCCGATCTGGCGATCACCGACAGCGGCCTGATGGTGCTCCTGTGGCAGGTGTTCCGGGGGGAACGGCTCATCCGGGTTTCGGGGCTGGAATACCTCAAGCGGCTCCTGGAGCGTCCGGAATTTCGGTCGCCGGGCCGCCTGGCCTGGGTCATGCCCACCGCGGCGTCGAGGGACCGCAACCTGGAGTGGCTGCGGCGCGAGGGATTCATGTGCTCGGCCGACGACTGCTACCTCGCCCCCATGTATCCCCGCGGACCGATCGCTGACCCTGCTCTCCTGGAATGGGTCGAATCACGCCGGCCGCAGCAGCTCGTCGTCGGACTTGGGGGCGGCACCCAGGAGCGCCTCGGGCATTATCTGCGGTCCCATCTCAGTTACCGGCCCGGCATCCATTGCATCGGGGCCGCAATCGGCTTTCTAACCGGGGATCAGGCGCGAATTCCCGACTGGGCGGACCGGTTCTTCCTCGGATGGCTGTTTCGATGCCTTGAAGCGCCCGCCCGTTTCCTGCCGCGCTATTGGCGCGCCCGCAAGCTGGTGGCGATGATGTGGCGCTACGGCGAGAACCTGCCGCCGCTGGCCACCCCATGA
- a CDS encoding NUDIX hydrolase, translating into MVPDGAAMSEPQLQESQFPLRAAGGLVWRAGERGPELLLIRRCRHGTDEWSLPKGKLDPGETFPEAALREVLEETGVRARLGRFAGVMQYPVAGRNKVVCLWEMTALEAGTPGDTDEVAEVRWVGRDEALRLLTHEQNRELLRHLPAPEL; encoded by the coding sequence ATGGTCCCGGACGGTGCCGCAATGTCAGAGCCTCAACTTCAGGAATCGCAATTCCCGCTGCGTGCCGCGGGCGGACTGGTGTGGCGTGCGGGTGAACGCGGGCCCGAATTGCTGCTGATCCGGCGCTGCCGTCATGGGACCGATGAATGGTCCCTGCCCAAAGGCAAGCTGGACCCTGGCGAGACCTTTCCCGAGGCGGCCCTGCGCGAGGTGCTGGAGGAGACCGGAGTGCGGGCGCGCCTGGGCCGGTTTGCCGGCGTGATGCAGTACCCGGTTGCGGGTCGGAACAAGGTGGTCTGCCTTTGGGAAATGACCGCGCTCGAGGCGGGGACGCCTGGGGATACGGACGAGGTGGCGGAAGTCCGCTGGGTTGGCCGCGACGAGGCGTTGCGCCTGCTCACCCACGAGCAAAACCGGGAGCTGCTGCGTCACCTGCCGGCGCCGGAACTTTGA
- a CDS encoding NAD-dependent epimerase/dehydratase family protein: MKNDLIVVCGGGGFIGGHLVADLRRQGFTRIRCVDAKPQTVWYQRFPDVENLVLDLERKEACYAAVQGAHTVYNLAADMGGMGFIELNKGLCMLSVLINTHLLMAARDFGIQRYFFASSACVYNADKQRDPNVTALKEADAYPALPEDGYGWEKLFSERMCRHFREDFGVVTRIGRYHNVYGPFGTYDGGREKAPAATCRKVITAKLTGNHEIEIWGDGHQTRSFMYIDDCLKGTQMLTASDFVEPINIGSSELVSINQLVDIVEEIAGLKLKRTYNLKAPKGVNGRNSDNTLIQKVFAWEPGTRLRDGMEKTYRWIHDQMTAAK; the protein is encoded by the coding sequence ATGAAAAATGATCTGATTGTAGTTTGCGGCGGCGGCGGCTTCATCGGCGGCCACCTCGTGGCCGACCTGAGGCGCCAGGGCTTCACCCGAATCCGCTGCGTGGATGCCAAGCCCCAGACCGTTTGGTACCAGCGCTTTCCCGACGTCGAAAATCTCGTCCTGGACCTTGAACGGAAGGAGGCCTGCTACGCAGCGGTACAGGGCGCCCACACGGTGTACAATCTTGCGGCCGACATGGGCGGGATGGGCTTCATCGAGCTCAACAAGGGCCTTTGCATGCTTTCCGTGCTCATCAACACCCACCTGTTGATGGCCGCACGCGATTTCGGCATCCAGCGCTACTTCTTCGCCTCCAGCGCCTGCGTGTACAATGCCGACAAGCAGCGCGATCCCAACGTGACGGCACTGAAGGAGGCGGATGCCTACCCGGCCCTGCCCGAGGACGGCTACGGCTGGGAGAAGCTGTTCAGCGAACGCATGTGCCGGCATTTCCGGGAGGACTTCGGAGTGGTCACGCGGATCGGGCGCTACCACAATGTGTACGGTCCGTTCGGCACCTACGACGGGGGCCGCGAGAAGGCCCCGGCGGCCACGTGCCGGAAAGTCATCACCGCCAAACTCACCGGAAATCACGAGATCGAGATCTGGGGTGACGGCCATCAGACCCGATCGTTCATGTACATTGACGACTGCCTGAAGGGCACCCAGATGCTCACCGCAAGCGACTTCGTCGAGCCGATCAACATCGGGTCCAGCGAACTGGTCTCCATCAATCAACTCGTGGACATCGTCGAGGAGATCGCGGGCCTGAAGCTCAAGCGGACCTACAACCTGAAGGCGCCCAAGGGCGTCAACGGCCGCAATTCCGACAATACGCTCATCCAAAAGGTGTTCGCATGGGAACCCGGCACCCGGTTGCGGGACGGCATGGAAAAGACCTACCGCTGGATCCATGACCAGATGACTGCGGCGAAGTGA
- a CDS encoding cyclic nucleotide-binding domain-containing protein — MNPPPEAASYRVWALDDSVYGPVGVEVLKEWVRDERILPESWVFCEGTRRWLQAGQMPALRRLFGLEDPAVDDSGPHPMLKPSILRRIRAFGELSDDDLAALIPLGSVLQLPAFHTIMRANTPSDDIYFVIDGQVRQRIIVRQREILIAVKEAGAAFGYIALFDGGPHVTDAVSDSPVTLFRIPTSRLRELCRVRPEIGVSILSSLGRSLAQRIRSDDRHLYELVALSQGGH, encoded by the coding sequence ATGAACCCCCCTCCGGAGGCGGCGAGCTACCGGGTCTGGGCGCTGGACGACTCAGTGTACGGTCCCGTGGGTGTGGAGGTGCTGAAGGAATGGGTGCGCGACGAGCGGATCCTCCCCGAATCCTGGGTGTTTTGCGAGGGGACCCGGCGGTGGCTTCAAGCGGGGCAGATGCCCGCGCTCCGCCGTCTCTTCGGATTGGAGGACCCCGCGGTCGACGACTCCGGTCCCCATCCGATGCTCAAGCCGTCCATCCTCCGCCGCATCCGCGCCTTTGGCGAACTGTCCGACGACGACCTCGCCGCGCTGATTCCGCTGGGCAGCGTCCTCCAACTGCCCGCCTTCCACACGATCATGCGCGCCAACACGCCCTCGGACGACATCTACTTCGTGATTGATGGGCAGGTGCGCCAGCGGATCATCGTGCGTCAACGCGAGATCCTCATCGCGGTGAAGGAGGCGGGCGCGGCGTTCGGTTACATCGCGCTGTTCGACGGAGGTCCGCACGTCACCGACGCCGTCAGTGATTCGCCCGTGACGCTGTTCCGCATCCCGACGTCGCGGCTGCGCGAGCTCTGCCGCGTCCGCCCCGAGATCGGTGTGTCCATTCTCTCCTCGCTGGGCCGGTCGCTCGCCCAGCGGATCCGCTCCGACGATCGTCACCTCTATGAGCTGGTGGCCCTGAGCCAGGGAGGCCACTGA
- a CDS encoding DUF2959 family protein — protein sequence MVRTFGRLAAFLGVLLVATGCQSSGERVPEAFRGEGRQRLRLAVEAVRESEVALDVQIGELRRRLQGASEGDFGELVRKYESLLEIQDALGRATAVVRSRFRDLERIASELFAAWELEIRGRADPLEASGSRRQLNETRTRFHQFTSTVRMVESAADPVLSQLADPLPHLSRPWTPAVAAGVQSGLTALSGDADRWSEQVRESIARADAFLRSMPP from the coding sequence GTGGTCCGGACATTTGGACGGTTGGCTGCGTTTTTGGGAGTGCTGCTCGTCGCCACGGGTTGCCAGTCATCCGGCGAAAGGGTTCCAGAGGCCTTTCGTGGCGAGGGGCGTCAGCGGCTCCGCCTCGCCGTGGAAGCGGTGCGTGAGAGCGAGGTTGCGCTCGACGTGCAGATTGGCGAATTGCGACGCCGGTTGCAGGGGGCCTCGGAGGGGGATTTCGGCGAACTCGTCCGGAAATACGAGTCGCTGTTGGAGATTCAGGATGCCCTCGGAAGGGCCACGGCGGTTGTGCGGTCGCGATTCCGGGACCTGGAACGGATTGCGTCCGAACTCTTCGCGGCCTGGGAGCTCGAAATTCGCGGCCGCGCAGACCCCTTGGAGGCGTCCGGCAGTCGCCGGCAGCTGAACGAGACGCGAACGCGCTTCCACCAGTTCACCTCCACCGTCCGCATGGTCGAATCGGCGGCCGATCCGGTTCTGAGCCAGCTGGCGGATCCCTTGCCGCACCTGTCGCGGCCCTGGACGCCCGCAGTGGCCGCCGGGGTTCAATCCGGCCTCACCGCCTTGTCGGGCGATGCCGACCGTTGGTCGGAACAGGTGCGCGAGTCCATCGCCCGTGCCGATGCATTCCTCCGCTCGATGCCCCCTTGA
- a CDS encoding NAD(P)-dependent oxidoreductase has translation MKVLLTGGSGFIGRHLIAQLHSEGHEVANLDIAPPSEPSHRALWREGSILDPGSLSQCFREFQPQGVVHLAALAVMEGRSLADFRANTDGTANVLAAVKAAGTVQRLVVTSTQHVRKPGSGPPKSDDDYVPYMLYGESKVITEQLTRAAGLPGHWTLIRPTAVWGTHHPLLTSGLWRLIHRGLYRHPSHDPVIRSYGYVENVAWQIGRILSLPAEATQGRTLYVGDDNGRQVEWIHSFARALTGREARTVPLWSLRVLARIGDLVRAFGLPFPMYASRLYNLITDNPVPIQPTFDVLGRGPRTLPQGVETTATWLLEQYGDLERARSLRAATSAKI, from the coding sequence ATGAAGGTATTGCTCACCGGTGGGAGCGGCTTCATTGGCCGCCACCTCATTGCCCAGCTGCACTCGGAAGGCCACGAGGTCGCCAATCTCGACATCGCCCCGCCCTCGGAACCATCGCACAGGGCCCTCTGGCGCGAGGGGTCCATCCTCGACCCCGGGTCGTTGAGCCAGTGCTTCCGCGAATTCCAGCCCCAGGGCGTCGTGCACCTCGCCGCCCTGGCGGTGATGGAGGGGCGGTCTCTGGCTGACTTCCGGGCCAACACCGACGGCACCGCCAACGTGCTCGCCGCCGTCAAAGCGGCCGGAACGGTGCAGCGCCTCGTGGTCACCTCCACCCAGCACGTCCGCAAACCCGGCAGCGGCCCGCCCAAGTCCGACGACGATTACGTCCCGTACATGCTCTACGGAGAAAGCAAGGTCATCACCGAACAACTCACCCGGGCGGCCGGCCTGCCCGGCCACTGGACCCTGATCCGGCCGACCGCAGTCTGGGGTACCCATCATCCCCTCCTGACTTCCGGACTTTGGCGGCTGATCCACCGGGGCCTCTACCGGCACCCGTCGCACGACCCGGTGATCCGCTCCTACGGCTATGTGGAGAACGTGGCATGGCAGATCGGACGAATCCTGTCCCTGCCCGCAGAAGCCACCCAGGGCCGCACGCTGTACGTCGGGGACGACAACGGGCGGCAGGTCGAATGGATCCACAGTTTCGCACGGGCCCTGACCGGACGCGAGGCGCGTACGGTGCCGCTGTGGAGCCTCCGCGTGCTGGCCCGGATCGGCGACCTGGTGCGCGCCTTTGGCCTGCCCTTCCCCATGTATGCCTCCCGCCTGTACAACCTGATCACCGACAACCCGGTGCCCATCCAGCCGACCTTCGATGTCCTCGGGCGGGGCCCCCGGACCCTGCCGCAAGGGGTCGAGACCACCGCGACCTGGCTGTTGGAGCAATACGGCGACCTGGAGCGGGCCCGATCCCTGCGGGCGGCAACGTCCGCCAAGATTTGA
- a CDS encoding exopolysaccharide biosynthesis polyprenyl glycosylphosphotransferase has protein sequence MISERSRGLYVLHCIVQAVLVMLLFWGWLGVFALMYPPGAVDYRRYAIYSLLSVTGLLLKGLTTQSERRALLRLRVLDRLRDSFVQTLWISTLLLFVLVITKDKNISRMFLFTFLPLVYLLLVASNSKLPSWLARRLFAGDRVERTILYSIGGHLENLGPWLGRQERIGLHVLGILSDSPTRGALSNLPVLGGTEDVERVLTETKATQLLVSGFPMFRNVLQFITSLCERRGIRLLVLTDFEEKFGQAVTMVDEDGIRFLTLREEPLESPFNRLLKRSLDIAVSLPVVLFILPVTTAIVWLFQRLQSPGPVFYVQMRAGMQNQPFAIYKYRSMHVHDLDVKRQTSKGDERVYPAGRWFRKLSIDELPQFFNVLKGSMSVVGPRPHLAAHNDQWSRIMANYHVRTFVKPGITGLAQVRGYRGEARTDEALRLRVLADIEYIENWSIALDFLLILRTAFQVIVPPKSAF, from the coding sequence ATGATATCTGAAAGATCCCGCGGTCTCTACGTCCTCCACTGCATCGTTCAGGCGGTTCTGGTGATGCTGCTGTTTTGGGGCTGGCTGGGGGTGTTCGCACTCATGTATCCGCCCGGTGCGGTGGATTACCGGCGGTACGCGATCTATTCGCTGCTCTCGGTGACCGGGTTGCTCCTCAAGGGATTGACCACCCAGTCGGAGCGACGGGCGCTCCTCCGGTTGAGGGTCCTGGACCGCCTCCGGGATTCGTTCGTGCAGACGCTCTGGATTTCCACGCTGCTGCTGTTTGTCCTCGTCATCACCAAGGACAAGAACATCTCCCGGATGTTCCTCTTCACCTTTCTGCCCCTGGTGTACCTGTTGTTGGTCGCCAGCAATTCCAAGCTGCCTTCCTGGCTGGCGCGGCGCCTGTTTGCCGGCGACCGGGTCGAACGCACCATCCTCTACAGCATTGGGGGGCATCTGGAGAATCTGGGCCCATGGCTCGGACGCCAGGAGCGGATCGGGCTCCATGTGCTGGGCATCCTGTCCGACAGTCCGACCCGCGGCGCGCTGTCCAATCTCCCGGTGCTGGGCGGCACCGAGGACGTGGAGCGGGTGTTGACGGAGACCAAGGCCACCCAGTTGCTGGTCAGCGGCTTTCCGATGTTCCGGAACGTCCTGCAGTTCATCACTTCACTGTGCGAGCGGCGGGGGATCCGGTTGCTGGTCCTGACCGATTTTGAGGAGAAGTTCGGTCAGGCGGTGACGATGGTGGACGAGGATGGGATCCGGTTTCTGACGCTCCGGGAGGAACCATTGGAGAGCCCGTTCAACCGGTTGTTGAAGCGTTCCCTCGACATCGCGGTGTCGCTCCCGGTCGTGTTGTTCATTCTTCCGGTGACCACGGCGATCGTGTGGTTGTTCCAGCGACTCCAGTCCCCGGGGCCGGTGTTTTATGTGCAGATGCGCGCCGGGATGCAGAACCAGCCCTTCGCCATTTATAAATACCGGTCCATGCATGTGCACGACCTTGACGTCAAACGGCAGACCTCCAAGGGCGATGAACGCGTGTATCCTGCCGGTCGGTGGTTCCGGAAGCTCAGCATTGATGAGCTTCCGCAGTTTTTTAATGTGCTCAAGGGGAGCATGAGCGTGGTCGGGCCGCGTCCGCACCTGGCCGCCCACAATGATCAATGGTCCCGGATCATGGCCAATTATCACGTGCGCACCTTCGTGAAGCCCGGAATCACCGGCCTGGCGCAGGTTCGCGGTTACCGGGGCGAGGCGCGGACGGATGAGGCGCTGCGGCTTCGGGTGCTCGCCGACATCGAATACATCGAGAACTGGTCCATCGCGCTCGATTTTCTGCTGATCCTCCGGACCGCCTTCCAGGTCATCGTGCCCCCCAAATCGGCCTTCTGA